Genomic DNA from Nomascus leucogenys isolate Asia chromosome 10, Asia_NLE_v1, whole genome shotgun sequence:
tccctccaggccccgcCCTGGGCTCCGCCCCACCCTAGTTCGCCCTCTCCCTGGGCCCCGCCCCACTCTAGCTCGGCCCCGCCCCACTCTAGACTGGGGCTCCCCTTAGGTCCCGCCCCACTTCAGCTtgccctccctccaggccccgcCTCACTTCAGCTCGGCCTCCCTTCAGGCCCTGCCCCATTCTAACTCGGCCTCCTTCCAGGCCCCGCCCCACCCTAGCTCGGCCTCCCTTCAGGCCCCCGCCCCCACTCCAGCTCtacctccctccaggccccgcCCAACTCTAAGCTCGGCCTCCCTCCAGGCCCCGCCCTACTCCAGCTCCGCCTCTTTCCAGGCCCCGCCCCGCTCTAGGCTCCGGCTCCCTCCAGGCCGCGACTCCGCAACTGCGCCCTCTCGGGTTCCGCACCTGGTCGAAGAGGTAGACGGTCACGTCCCCGTGGAAGGAGACCATCTTGCGCTTCCTCTCCAGCTCGCTGTCCTCTGGCTCGTCGGCCCCGCGCGGAGACTTGAGCAGCCCCCGCAGCGGGCGGGCCGCGTCCGCGTCGGCGCTGCTCACCACGACGGGCACCGGGGCTGCTCGCGCCCTCCCGGGGCCCCGCGGCCCCGCCGCCGCGCCCGGCGCCGCcgcctcctcgtcctcctcctcgtcctcgtCCTCGTCCTCCCCGTCCTCCTCCGCCGGCCCCGGCGCCCCCGCCCCGCCGGCCTCCCCGCCAGCCGCCCCGGCGTCCGTGCCCTCCCACGGGGGCCGCCGCGGGCCCGGCCCCGGGAACGGCGTGAGCGTGAGCGGCGGCAGCGCCAGCGAGAGCCGGGAGAGCCTGGCTGCGAGGGGAGAGACCTGGTGAGCCCCTGTCCCGGTGAAACTGAGGCAGGCCCTCCCacctagctgtgtggcctcaggtaAGCCCCCCCGCACAATCTGGGCCTCAGCACCCACTTTGTGAACGGAAGGGCTGCACCGGGGCATTTCTCCAGGCAGGGTGGGAAAGGTCCTCTCCAGTGCTCAACCTCCCCAGAGCTCCCCAGTGCCAACGGCTTTAAGCCTCAACTTCCCACAGCCCACCAGGCCCTCGTGCCCTGGCCTACCTGATCTCTCTGGCCTCTGTCCCCACCTCCTCTGGCCTGACCTCCATCTAGCCACATGGGCCACCCCACCATTCCTcccaccgagtagctgggactacaggcgcacgcgccaccatgcccggctaattttttgtattttttttttttttttttttgagacggagtctcgctctgtcgcccaggctggagtgcagtggcgcaatctcggctcactgcaagctccgcctcccgggttcacgccattctcctgcctcagcctctccgagtagctgggactacaggcgcccgccaccacgcccggctaattttttgtattttttagtagagacggcgtttcaccgtggtgtcgatctcctgacctcgtgttccggccgcctcggcctcccaaagtgctgggattacaagcgtgagccaccgcacccggctttgtatttttagtagagacggggtttcaccatgctggccaggctggtcttgaactcctgaccttatgatctgccctccttggcctcccaaagtgctgggattacaggcatgagccaccacacccggccagatcCACCTCTTtgaacctctgtttcctcactgGCAAATGAACAAGGGTCACTTATCCCTCCATTACTGCATAAGTGAACTGCCCTTTCTGGGCTGATGGCAGGGGCAAgaggagggtggaggtggggtagGGAGAAAGATGAATGCAGACGGTCCCTCTCTGGTCCTCTTTCTCTGTACTCAAGTTTTACTACCTTTTGCTATTCTCTAAACATGGTGAGCCAGTGCCTGTCTCAGTGCCCTCTATCTAGAACACTCTCCCACCGATGTCCACCTGCCtcactccttcctttccttcacaTCTGCTCAAAAGTCACACTTTTGTTGACCAGACATCTCAGGGTGATGGTGTTACGGGTGATGCTGCATAGAgggagtgtttttgttttgttttgttttttaaatgaagtctcgctcttgtcgcccaggctggagtgcagtggtgcgatctcggctcgctgcaacctccgcctcctgagttcaagcgattctcctgcctcagcctccctagtagctgggattacaggcacccgccaccacagctggctaattttttgtatttttagtagagacagggtttcatcatgttggccaggctggtctcaaactcctgacctcaggcaatcctcccacctcagcctcccaaagtgctgggattacaggtgtgagccaccgcacccagcctagaggGGGTTTTTCTGGAGCTATGAGTACCCAGATAAAGGTCAGGGTGACAACCTTTAAAAAttaggaaggcttcctggaaaggggaaatttggggtcttgaaggatgagtcGTTCACTTGGAAAAAAGCAGGCCATTCTCTGCCTCTTTTCACCCCCCAATCCTAATCCAACCCAGATCCTCTGACGCATCTTAGCTGCTCGTCTCCCAACACTTTCATGCAGCCTGGGCTGTTTCCTGATACAGCTGTTCACAAACTCCCTACAACAATCTCAAGGAAGTGACAGTGTTCGAATACCACAGGCTTTGAGGAAGAAACGTCCTCTATCCAGCCCACTTCCTGACCCTTGCCCACTGAGCCACAGGCTCCTCTATGGAGATGATAACTGTTTCCTCAAGTGTGGCTGTGAGGTTGCCAATATAAAACAGGACCCAGCAACTTATAACTTTCATACCCGTATTTAAAGAaattgcggccgggcgcggtggctcacgcctgtaatcccagcactttgggaggccgaggcgggtggatcacgaggtcaggagatggagaccacggttaaaccccatctctactaaaaatacaaaaaaattagctgggcgcggtgacggacgcctgtagtcccagctacttgggaggctgagggaggagaatagcgtgaacccgggaggcggagcttgcagtgcgccgagatcaggccactgcactccagcctgggtgacagagtgagactcagtctcaaaataaataaataaataaataaataaataaataaataaataaataaataaatgaattgcgCCTCCCAGAGATTATGCTGAAACTGTATTTCCTATGTCCACATCTAAACAAGGGCTATTTATTTTTACCCTTCATTTATCTTAAAGAGTTTCCTCTGTGGCAAAACACTTCCTGCATTCCTACCAAAACTTAATTTTCAGAAAGGCATATTTGTGCCTTCCAGCTCACTAGTCCCATGGTGGTGGAGTTGAGTCAGGGCAAGATCTGAAGCTCCCTGGGTcccagccttgggcagctcaGGGCCTCGCACACAGGAGGCCTGGCACACTGGATAGAGCCTTAGCTTATTggaaagttgtttttgtttgtttttgttttgggtttttttggagacagagtcttgctctgtcacccaggctggagtgcagtgacgtgatctcggctcactgcaatctctgactcccaggatcaagcgattcttgtgcttcagcctcccaagtagctgggactacaggtgcatgccaccacgctggctaattttttctttctttctttctttctttctttctttctttctttctttctttcttctttctttctttcttttttttttttttttgagacagagtctcgctttatcacccaggctggagtgcaggggcgcaatcttggctcagtgcaaactccacctcccagcttcaagcgattctcctgcctcagcctcccgagtagctgggattataggcgcctaccacaaagcctggctaatttttgtatttttaatagagacagggtttcgccatgttgtccaggctggtcttgaactcctgacctcaggtgatccgcccacctcagcctcccaaagtgctgggattacaggcatgagccacccaccgtgcctggcccatgcctgactaacttttgtatttttagtagagatggggttttgccatgttggccaggctggtctcaaactcctgacctcaagtgatcctcctgcctcagcctcccaaagtgctgggattacaggcatgagccactgagcccagccagctTATTAAGTTTAAATCAGCACATGCTGGCAGCCTGGGGGCCTTGAGCCATCCACAGACAGGCTTCCTTTGAATTGGCTGcaaccataaaaacaaaacaaaataaccagaGCTCTAGTTTAAAAGGGAAAAGTAGCAGATTCGCCAACACCAGGTGCACATTCCTGAGAAGTGGCTGCCCCTTCTACACAGGGCATTTTCTTCTGAAGCCCCACTCTGCCTCCCCAGCATGCTTCATCCGTTTCCCTATGTCGTCTGGCCCCTGTGGGCATGAGTTTGAGACCTCTGGTCTAAGTGAGTTGCAATAATAAAAGCAGGTGCTTACTGAATCCCTTGCTCTGATTAAGTGCCTTGGACGTCCTAATTCATTTAaccttcacagcaaccctatgaCGTAGGTTCTATCCCTGCCATCCGTTTGTGgcagatgggtaaactgaggcaccgTGCAGCAAGGACATTTGCCCAAGGCCAAAGAGCTAGAGAGGGGGCCCAGCCAGGATGTGAGCCCAGGTGGTGCAGGCTTCAGGACCTGCATTCATCACTGCCAGCCCGACCCAACATCTTTACCCACACTCACCCTCCGCACGCCTCGGAAACAGCCGGACCTCAGCCCTGACTGTGCCCCGCAGCCTCCTCACCTTTGATCTGCTCGCTGTTCCCCTGAGGGGGTCCCAAGTCCAAGAATAGTCGTGGCATCTCGGGGCCCTTCCTCTCGGGCTTGGGGGGGTCCCCGTCTCCGCTGGGTGCCGTGTCTCCGCCGGCCCTGCTGTCTGGGGCCCCGGGCTCTCCCTCGGGGGCCACCTCCGGTCTGGCTCTCGGGGGCGCTGGCTCCAGCCTCCTCGGCTGTGCCTCCGGTGGCGGTGGCAGCGGTGGCGGCGGTGGCTGCGGCCTCGTGTTGTCTACCCATCCGGCCTTTGCGCCCACGCCGCTTCCGGGGCCGCCGCCGGGGACCGTCCCCGTGCCCACTGGGGCTCGGCCCCCACTCCCGAGGTccagcctcccagcccctgggGCTCTCGGCGCCCCCCCAGTCTCGGGGGCTCTCCTCTCGCTCCCGGGTTCCAGCGTCCCGTTCTTGGGGGCTGGGCCAAGGGGGCCAGGGGCTGTCTCCCCGCCGTTCCGGGAGGAGGCCACTgcgctgggtgcaggggctctcTCCAGAGAGGTCTCTGGGGCTGGCTCCCCGATCGTGGGGGCTGGACCCCAACTCTCGGGCGTCTTCTCCCAGGGCCCTGGGGCTCTCCAAGGCCCAGTCTCTGGTGGCCTCTCCGTGTTCCTGGGGAATCTCAGGCCCCCATTCTCTGACACCTTGTCCTCGCTCTTTGGGGGTGTCAGGCCCCCATTCACCAGCACCTTCTCCCCGGCCTCTGGGGACCTCAGCTCCCCATTCTCCAGCgctttctcttccctccttggGGGTGTCAGCTCCCCATTCTCCagcactttctcttctctctcgGGGGACCCCAGGGCCCCATTCTCCGCCGCCTTCTCCTCGATGCCTGCCTTCTCCTCGATGCCCGGGGCTCTCTGGTCCCCGTTCTCCAGCACTGTCACCCCGTTCACTGGGAGGCTCAGGCTTGGGGCTTGTTTCCCGTTGCCCAGGGCTGTCGGGTCCCTGTTCAGGCCCGGGACTTTCTCTCTGTTCCCGGGGCCTCTCCCCGCCTTCCTGGGTCCTGTCTCCCGGGCTGTCGCCCCCTTCTCCCCCAGGAGGTTCCTTGTCACATCCTCCCGTAGGGACATCAGCAGCTGCTCCGTGCTCACTTGAACCACGAAGGTCGGCTTCTCCTGGGGCCCCCGGAGTGGGAGCGGACCCGGGTCTGGAGGTGGCCGGGGCGCTCCTGGGTCGGGTGGCTCGGGGGGAGCCCGCGGCCGAGGGACCCCTTCCTCCTCGGCCGCCCCCCCACCTGGGAAGGCTCCCTCTGGGGAAAAAGGGGTCTCGGTCTCGTAGCCGCTGTCCCCCGGCTTGGGGCCCGGCGACGAGAGGCCTGAACCGGGACTGGCCACGGCCGAAGGGGGGTCGGGGGACGCGGCCGGGTCCGCGGGGGCCCGAGGAGGTGGCGGCGGGGGGGGGGAGCGGGAGGTGGCCCCCGCCCGGGGTACTGGGGCGCCGCCGCCCCCATGAGGGGGTCCAGAAACTCGGggggggccgaggcggggggGGCCATGGGCAAGTCGGCCAGGGAACCCCGCTCTGCCCGCAGCGAGGAGTCGTCCtcgggggggtgggggcagccaaGAGCAGGGTGGCCTCCCCAGCCTGCTACGGCGTCCCCCCGCTCCAGTGGCAGGCAGGAGCAGGCCCCCTCGCGGCTGCACAGGGGACAGGGTAGGGGACCCCGGCGGCTCGGGCCACCTCCAAGGCTGCTGCTGTCTTCCCCGGGGGAGctgccctcctcctcttcctcttcttcttccaccCACGGGGCGGTCCCCCGCTCCCCCAGGACCTCGGCAGGGTCTCCCGCCAGGGTCTCCCCGGCGCCCCGGCCCTCGGGGTCCCAGCCGCTCAGCAGGAAGCTGCCTGACGCTGAGGACTGGGCTGGGAAGGGCCGGGGCGCAGGGAAAAGGGGGGAGGCCCAGGTCTCGGACACCAGTTGGGGGACCTCGGAGGGGGCCTGGGGGGCCTGAGGGGCGGGCACTCCTGGGTCCAGGGGGTCCCAGTCGTTGGGGAAGAGGGGCTCAGGAGGGGAGCCGTGCTCCTCCAGGCGGATGTAGTACTCGCTGCTCACGGAGGGGCTGCGGGCGCTGATGACAGGCAGCACGCTGGGAGTGGACAGCGCCTCGTAGAAAGGGTTGGAGGGGTTGGCGTGGGGGGCCGGGGGGGCCGACGCCGGCTGCCAGGCAGGTGCCCCCCCACCCCGGCCGGCCCCACGCCGGGCCTTCTCCCACAGGCACTCGAGGTTGAGGCCGCGGCTGCTCTCGGTGACCGTGAGCACATCGTCGGGGTCGGCTCCAGGGAAGCCATCCAGTAGGGGGAACGGTGAGGAGAGGGTCCCCGGGCGGGGCGCACTGTGTGCagggggccagggccaggggaaGGGACCGTCTCGGGGTGGGGGTGGCGGCGGTGGGGGCCGGGGAGGCCGCTCGGAGAGCAAGTAGGTGAGCTGCAATTGGAGATCAGAGGCTGAAGGGCGCTGGGCAGGTGGCCGCCAGCAGGACTGAAGAATGTCATACCTGGGGAGAGGTGGGGCAGAGTGAGCAGGGCAGATTCCCAGGGAGGGGACAGACAaccagagagagggagacagagacccagaggggaacagagacccagagagagggggacagagacccagagacagagggacagagacccagagagagagggacagagatccaggcatggtagctcacacctgtaatcccagcactttgggaggctgaggccggtggatcacctgaggtcaggagttcaagaccagcctggctaacatggtgaaaccccgtttctactaaaaatacaaaaaattagcctggtgtggtggcacctgcctgtaatcccagctacctgggaggctgaggcaggggaaccgcttgaacccgggaggtggaggttgcagtgagccaagattgtgccatcgcactccagcctgggcaacaaaagcaaaactctgtcaaaaaaaaaaaaaaaaaaaaaaagagagagggacagagacccagagagagggggacagagacctAGAGAGAGAGGGAAACACAGACCCAAAAAGTGGGGCAGAGATCCAGGGAGAAGAGGGGACAGCAGAGGGCAGAGATTCAGAGGAGGTAACTGGGCTGGGGAGCTGGGTATTGAGACCCAAAGAagcaggggtggggggaagatGCCCATAGAGAGAGGCTGACAGGGACCTGCAGGCACAGGGGACACAGCAGCAGATGGGAACGTCTGGTGAGAGTGGTGGTGTCCCCGTTTGCGCTGtgagctctggaatcagacaggTAAGAAGCAGGGACCTCTTACGGTGAAGTGGGTTCAAGTCACATCTCTGCCAtcccctgcctgtgtcccccTGCAAGTAGCAGATGCTGGCAGAAAGGGTGGGGACAGCCCCTCTTCACTCTTGAGGGGTATGGAGGGAGAGCGGGATGTGGGTGATGTGGGAAACGAGGCGGGGTGCTGGGACCATCCTGGGTGGGGTGCGGCAGGCCAGGAGCCCCGGGTGGGCTAGCCCTCACCAGTAGTCCGCGTAAGGCAGCTTGAGCCTCGGCCGGGCCAGCTTCACATGCTGCTGGCGGACCACGAAGGCGAGGACCTCCTCGTCTGACAGGTGGCGGTAGGGCTGGGCCCCAAACTCAAACAGCTCCCACAGGGTCACCCCCAGGGAcctgcagagagcagagagaggtCAGAGCCCAGCCCTGACCCAcccggcctcagtttccccatctgtagaaCCGGTGGCATCTAGTAACCCTTCCACCTTCCtggcctgcctcggcccccgCGGCCCGTGGTCCTCACCAGATGTTGCTCTCGCGGCTCTGGTCCACCACCATGAAGGTCCCGTGGAGCTCCCCGAGGAGCTCGGGAGCTGCCCAGCGCAGCGGGATCCACAGGCGCTCTGGGGTCAGGTAGTAGTCCTCCTGGGGGGCCCAGGGCGGTGTCAGGTGGGTCAGGGCACACCACAGCCCCCACCCCGACAGAAGGAAGTCCTACCTTGTAGTTGCTGTGGGCCAGCCCGTAGTCTCCGATACGCACGGTCAGGTCAGAGGTCAGCAGGCAGTTGCGCAGGGCCAGGTCGCTGCCGGAAGAACGCGAGGAGGTGAGTGCAGGAGCAGCCTTCCAGCCACGCCCTGACTCCGCCCTTTCACACTGACTCCACCCCTCCCATGACCCTGCCCCGCCACACTGACTCCGCCCCTTCCCTCtgatctctctctcccctctgacTGCTTTCACTCTCCCCCGCTGTCTTgtcttctccccacccctgctTCCTCCAAGTCGCCTTTTCCTCTGCGCTGGctcctccttttcttcatctGACCCTTCTGGCTTCTCCCGCTTCTCTGTtggctcctccccctcctctcccggCCCCCTCTCCTCATCACGTGACCCTGCTTTCCCCTCCCCTGGCTCCTTCCGTTCCTCTCctggcccctcctcctctcctgacTCCTCCTCCCTCAACTGGCCCCTCCCGTATCttggctcctcctcctctcctggccctcccctcccctggctcCTCCTCCCCCTATCCTGGCTCCTCCCCTATCCtggttcttcctcctcctcccctgaccCCTGCCCCTCTCCggttcctcctcctctcctgaccctttctcctctcctggcCCTTCCCCTCATCACCTGACTCTGCCTCCCCCTCACTTGGTTACTCCCATTCCCCTCctggcccctcctcctctcctggccCCTCCTCCTCCAGACCCCCCTCGGTTCGTCCCTATTTTGTGTCAGCCAGTCATGGGTCCGCCCCCCCTTTAGCCCCTCCCTTGCGGCCTcacctccttcccccttccccttagTAGCTCCTCCCGCGGGTCCCCAGCCCGCCCACCTGTGCACGTAGTTGTGGGAATGCAGGTGCGCCAGCCCGCGGGCGATCTCTAGGCCCATCCTCTGCAGCGTCCGCAGGTCTCGAGGGGGTAGCTCAGGGGACAGGCCCTCGGGGGGCCGCTGGGCTCGGAGGTAACGCTTCAGGTCCCCCTGGGAGGGAGGCAAAGAAGGTCAGCACCACCAGCCGCTCAGGCCTCCAGCCAGTCGGCCCGGAGGATGGAATGGCCTCTGCTGTCACTGGGTAGCccctctgagccttagtttcccctGCTGCTTGCAGCAGGTAATAACACAGCCCATCTTGCCTGCTTGTTCAGGGCAGCCCCCAGGACAGTCAGCACTCATGAAATGTTAGGGCATGCCACACATCATCTccgatggtgatgatgatgacgacgaAGCCCAGGGGCACCAGGCTTGGCCCCGGCCTCGTCCAGCTGCCCGCTCTGCCCTTCCCCAAGCCCCCAAGACCCTCACCAGTTGACAGAACTCCATAATCAGCAGAAACGGCAGCGTCTCCACGCACAGACCCAAGCACTGGAGGACATTGGGGTGCTGCAGGCTCCTGTGGAGTGAGGAGGCGGCTGAGTTGGGAAGGCAGCCCCTTCCTCTTCATCCCGCCCCAACCTCCCAGCAGAACCAAACTGCTGCCTCcacccttttttgttgtttttgtttgtttgtttgtttgttttgagacggagtcgcccAGGCCcgagtcctgcctcagcctcctgagtagccaggattacaggcatacgccaccatgcccggctaatttttgtatttttagtaaagatggggtttcaccatgttggccaggctgctctcgaactcctgacctcaagggatccacccaccttggcctcccaaagtgctgggattacaggcgtgaaccactgcacccggcccactctACTTTTTTGATCTGTTTCCTTACCTCGGAGTCTCTCTCCTCGACCACACCCCACTCCTTACCCGGGTCCTCATCTCTGGATGGCCCTCACTGGCCTGCTCCTGGGGGAGCAGGTCCCCAGGGACCCCTttacctctccttcctcctcacacCTCATCTCCACCTTCATTCCTGCCCCCGACTCTTCTCAGTCTTCTCCTCCTCGTCCCCACAGCCTCCTCCCGACCTCCCTGGCTCTagtctctccccttccctttgcCTCACCTGCTTTTCACCGCACACAGCCCTCTGTCGATCCCCAGCACCCCAGGATAGAGCGCCGGCTCTTTCATTCCTCCTGCTCCTTGGGCTGGCCCAGGAGTCAGCTTTATCCCATGTGGGTTTTCCCAAACCTGCAGGCCCTTGCTTAGGCCTGGGCCTTTGCacctacagtttttttttctctctatctctcttttttttccttccttccttcctccctccctccctccctccctccctcccttccttcctttttgagacagaatttcattcttatcactcagcctggagtgcaatggagtgatctcagctcactgcaacctccacctcccaggttcaagcgattctccttcctcagcctcccgagtagctgggattacagatgcctgccaccaagcccggctaatttttgtatttttagtagagacggggtttcaccatgttggccaggctggtctcaaactccagacctccagtgattcgcccgcctcagcctcccaaagtgctgggattacaggcatgaaccaccgcaccctgCCTGCACCTACGGTTCTCTCTCTGCAGAACGCCCTCCTCTCATCAGAGTTCTGTTGGCACCCCCCCGGGCCCCTGCCTCAACATCATCTCCCCGGGAAGCTTTGCTGCCCCCCAATGCCAGGTTGGATACCCTCCCCTTTACCCTCACGCTGTAGGAAAGAGTCAGACTCAGGGGTTTGAACCCTGACTCCCACTTTCCTAGGTGTGTCatctcaggcaagtcacttcgctgctccctgcctcagtttccctcatctgtaaaagtggGACAGCGATAACAACTTCGTCTGAGGAATTTCATGAGATCTGAGAGAAGCTGGTATGTGCTGAGATCCTAGCAATTACTGCTGTTTTAATGGCAacatattatttgattttattttcaccctgcattctttttttaaagacagagtcttgctctttcgcccagtctggagtacagtggtgcaatctaggctcactgcaacctccacctcccgggttcaagtgattctcctgccttaactctgagtagttgggattataggtgcacactaccacactcggctaatttttgtatttttagtagataatggggtttcaccatgttggccaggctgctcttgaactcctgacctcaagtgatccgcccacttcggcctcccaaagtgctgggattacaggcatgagccaccgtgcccagccttcaccCTGCATTCTAACTGCATTTCCAGGGCTGCTCACCCTCCATGA
This window encodes:
- the LMTK3 gene encoding LOW QUALITY PROTEIN: serine/threonine-protein kinase LMTK3 (The sequence of the model RefSeq protein was modified relative to this genomic sequence to represent the inferred CDS: inserted 1 base in 1 codon) is translated as MESRHHLHLPAILDKMPAPGALILLAAVSASGCLASPAHPDGFALGRAPLAPPYAVVLISCSGLLAFIFLLLTCLCCKRGDVGFKEFENPEGEDCSGEYTPPAEETSSSQSLPDVYILPLAEVSLPMPAPQPSHSDMTTPLGLSRQHLSYLQEIGSGWFGKVILGEIFSDYTPAQVVVKELRASAGPLEQRKFISEAQPYRSLQHPNVLQCLGLCVETLPFLLIMEFCQLGDLKRYLRAQRPPEGLSPELPPRDLRTLQRMGLEIARGLAHLHSHNYVHSDLALRNCLLTSDLTVRIGDYGLAHSNYKEDYYLTPERLWIPLRWAAPELLGELHGTFMVVDQSRESNIWSLGVTLWELFEFGAQPYRHLSDEEVLAFVVRQQHVKLARPRLKLPYADYWYDILQSCWRPPAQRPSASDLQLQLTYLLSERPPRPPPPPPPPRDGPFPWPWPPAHSAPRPGTLSSPFPLLDGFPGADPDDVLTVTESSRGLNLECLWEKARRGAGRGGGAPAWQPASAPPAPHANPSNPFYEALSTPSVLPVISARSPSVSSEYYIRLEEHGSPPEPLFPNDWDPLDPGVPAPQAPQAPSEVPQLVSETWASPLFPAPRPFPAQSSASGSFLLSGWDPEGRGAGETLAGDPAEVLGERGTAPWVEEEEEEEEGSSPGEDSSSLGGGPSRRGPLPCPLCSREGACSCLPLERGDAVAGWGGHPALGCPHPPEDDSSLRAERGSLADLPMAPPASAPPEFLDPLMGAAAPQYPGRGPPPAXPPPPPPPRAPADPAASPDPPSAVASPGSGLSSPGPKPGDSGYETETPFSPEGAFPGGGAAEEEGVPRPRAPPEPPDPGAPRPPPDPGPLPLRGPQEKPTFVVQVSTEQLLMSLREDVTRNLLGEKGATARETGPRKAGRGPGNREKVPGLNRDPTALGNGKQAPSLSLPVNGVTVLENGDQRAPGIEEKAGIEEKAAENGALGSPEREEKVLENGELTPPRREEKALENGELRSPEAGEKVLVNGGLTPPKSEDKVSENGGLRFPRNTERPPETGPWRAPGPWEKTPESWGPAPTIGEPAPETSLERAPAPSAVASSRNGGETAPGPLGPAPKNGTLEPGSERRAPETGGAPRAPGAGRLDLGSGGRAPVGTGTVPGGGPGSGVGAKAGWVDNTRPQPPPPPLPPPPEAQPRRLEPAPPRARPEVAPEGEPGAPDSRAGGDTAPSGDGDPPKPERKGPEMPRLFLDLGPPQGNSEQIKARLSRLSLALPPLTLTPFPGPGPRRPPWEGTDAGAAGGEAGGAGAPGPAEEDGEDEDEDEEEDEEAAAPGAAAGPRGPGRARAAPVPVVVSSADADAARPLRGLLKSPRGADEPEDSELERKRKMVSFHGDVTVYLFDQETPTNELSVQAPPEGDTDPSTPPAPPTPPHPATPGDGFPSNDSGFGGSFEWAEDFPLLPPPGPPLCFSRFSVSPALETPGPPARAPDARPAGPVEN